Proteins from a single region of Drosophila biarmipes strain raj3 chromosome 3R, RU_DBia_V1.1, whole genome shotgun sequence:
- the LOC108026102 gene encoding uncharacterized protein LOC108026102 → MRLSNLFVPAFCLLLQEMHSQVASMSPQPDSNATRAVTKVLRRHKRYLAFPEGSSVSGAICMTIGMIGNPDVDYLSWAVNWGVAYDLPNHQWVIQHAHGLNATLVKDTIKRRSRRAFYDEVQSLFDNMGFNGRSCVARALCESARFMLPPDKRGNMLQELVRTVFSLPATPVLADEPQAHHQYDRIYRRSKRNSRECHEIYPGCQFSLLALALGKYMAATTTKFSSFNYM, encoded by the exons ATGAGGCTCTCCAATCTGTTTGTGCCGGCTTTTTGCCTGCTGCTGCAAGAGATGCATTCCCAGGTGGCTTCCATGTCCCCCCAACCAGACTCTAACGCCACACGGGCGGTGACGAAAGTTCTACGCCGGCACAAGCGTTATCTGGCATTTCCGGAGGGTTCTTCGGTTTCG GGTGCCATCTGCATGACGATCGGCATGATTGGCAACCCCGACGTCGACTACCTCAGTTGGGCCGTCAACTGGGGCGTGGCCTACGATCTGCCCAACCACCAGTGGGTCATTCAACACGCCCACGGACTGAACGCCACCCTGGTCAAGGACACCATCAAGCGACGATCCCGACGAGCCTTCTACGACGAGGTGCAGTCCCTATTTGACAA TATGGGCTTTAATGGTCGCTCGTGCGTGGCTCGAGCGCTTTGCGAAAGTGCCAGGTTTATGCTGCCGCCAGACAAGCGCGGTAATATGTTGCAGGAGTTGGTCAGGACCGTCTTTAGCCTGCCCGCGACCCCTGTGCTTGCCGACGAACCCCAGGCTCATCACCAGTACGATCGTATTTACCGCAGGTCCAAGCGGAACTCACGTGAATGTCACGAAATATATCCAGGATGCCAGTTCTCTCTGCTGGCTTTGGCATTGGGAAAATATATGGCAGCCACTACCACAAAGTTTAGTTCATTTAACTATATGTGA
- the LOC108025972 gene encoding F-box only protein 11 — MVNLIWFRLVLLASLVVLSVAGNGPAVLDSDLSSGSRGVTYMHEKIYLLHRQKRWLTFELGSSLTVTANCAKAVLDTIPRGLLWLAEITSIYELPAAVEDWIPRHVGKPKVKPVPPTPPPPPPPPPPPPPPPPPPPLPAPPGDPIDFQPQPVIVPLNPADPIQSFYFAYPQGIPLSPTLSRRKSYSQQMQMGCPASHLVKDMYGTYYCRPSAMSRRLRRELESQGKRIINDSQNPQNMLFDLIAMMATMFNYQPDYCIMRTLCEARHLLAPPGLTLFHDIFRIMLRYVHPEIAHKPKYREAFTAGHSLHGCASLYGPHCRQSFLLLISERFQEKYAR; from the exons ATGGTCAACTTGATTTGGTTTAGATTGGTCTTGTTGGCCAGCCTGGTGGTCCTGTCTGTGGCGGGCAATGGCCCGGCTGTCCTGGACTCCGATTTGAGCTCGGGGAGTAGGGGAGTCACCTATATGCACGAAAAGATTTATCTACTCCATCGCCAGAAGCGCTGGCTCACCTTTGAACTGGGATCTTCTCTCACG gtaaCGGCCAACTGCGCTAAGGCAGTTTTAGACACCATACCAAGAGGTCTTCTTTGGTTGGCTGAGATTACTAGCATTTATGAACTTCCCGCTGCCGTTGAAGATTGGATACCCCGTCATGTGGGCAAGCCAAAAGTGAAACCTGTGCCACCGACTCCTCCCCCTcctccaccacctcctcctccgccgcctcctccaccGCCACCTCCTCCCCTACCAGCTCCTCCAGGAGATCCAATTGACTTTCAACCACAGCCCGTCATTGTGCCCCTCAATCCCGCGGATCCCATCCAGTCCTTCTACTTTGCCTATCCCCAAGGCATTCCACTGAGTCCTACTTTGAGTCGTCGCAAGTCCTACTCCCAGCAGATGCAGATGGGATGTCCAGCCTCCCACCTGGTCAAGGATATGTATGGCACCTACTACTGCCGACCCTCTGCCATGTCCCGCAGACTGAGACGCGAATTGGAGAGCCAGGGCAAAAGGATAATCAACGACTCACAGAATCCACAGAATATGCTATTCGATCTGATTGCCATGATGGCCACCAT GTTTAATTACCAGCCCGACTACTGCATCATGCGGACCCTGTGCGAGGCACGTCATCTGCTGGCTCCGCCGGGCTTAACGCTCTTCCACGATATCTTCCGCATCATGCTGCGCTACGTGCATCCGGAGATAGCCCATAAACCCAAGTATCGGGAGGCCTTCACCGCCGGCCATTCGCTCCACGGCTGCGCCAGTTTGTACGGGCCGCATTGCCGCCAGAGCTTTTTGCTGCTCATCAGCGAGCGCTTTCAGGAGAAGTACGCACgttga
- the LOC108026107 gene encoding uncharacterized protein LOC108026107 isoform X1, whose translation MWKKSRAQSLIQFVKMCATWLKLLLTAWLLGECQSSLPDEFAPLATTTTSHEAGKVNNVTLTPPGRVAQGKQDDFDRDLEQDDPLTPHAAPSSQRKLSRGKRFVAFPQGSSASGAVCLTTGVIGNPNLLYLSLGINWGVAYDLPNITWVLQNAHGWTTKKSAKAQIKRRHRRELYSRLETMIDSHDLWSPPTLMTMMERADDSAPSTSSSAPGSLGTSSQLLHRRWQRVLSRPKRYLSFPEGSSLSVAVCFTVGIIGNPYYGYNSFGLNWGVAYDLPNTTWVLQHLHGFATHPVGPAILRRRSRSAIYQRIETIVDNMGYNGRDCVLRTLCESRQYFQRTKMSMVGEMLRTIFSLPKQRIFTRELHENSDIFHYDQAYRNAHNDDCTQYHCHFSLLELAFGKYTTPPKNYYA comes from the exons ATGTGGAAGAAATCAAGGGCCCAATCTTTGATTCAGTTTGTAAAGATGTGTGCAACTTGGCTGAAGCTATTGCTCACGGCCTGGCTCTTGGGCGAGTGCCAGAGCAGTTTGCCGGATGAATTTGCTCCGCTGGCGACAACGACGACGAGTCACGAAGCCGGGAAAGTCAACAATGTCACGCTGACTCCGCCAGGACGCGTCGCACAGGGAAAACAGGACGATTTCGACCGGGACCTGGAgcaggacgacccactgacACCACATGCGGCCCCATCGTCGCAGCGGAAACTCTCGAGAGGCAAGCGTTTTGTGGCCTTTCCCCAGGGTTCATCAGCTTCG GGCGCTGTCTGTCTGACCACCGGTGTCATCGGCAACCCCAACCTGCTGTACCTCAGTCTGGGCATCAATTGGGGCGTTGCCTACGACCTGCCCAACATCACCTGGGTGCTGCAGAATGCCCACGGCTGGACCACAAAGAAGTCGGCCAAGGCGCAAATCAAGCGCAGACATCGCAGGGAGCTCTATAGCCGCCTGGAGACGATGATAGACAG CCATGATTTATGGTCGCCGCCAACATTGATGACTATGATGGAACGTGCAGACGACTCCGCTCCATCCACGTCCTCGTCCGCACCCGGATCTCTGGGCACATCCTCGCAGCTGTTGCACCGGCGCTGGCAACGAGTGCTCAGTCGTCCGAAGCGCTATCTCAGCTTCCCCGAGGGCTCCTCGCTTTCC GTGGCCGTCTGCTTCACCGTGGGCATCATTGGCAATCCGTACTATGGCTACAACAGTTTCGGCCTCAATTGGGGCGTGGCCTACGACCTGCCCAATACCACGTGGGTCCTTCAGCACCTGCACGGATTCGCCACTCATCCAGTGGGACCGGCCATCCTAAGACGAAGGTCCAGGAGCGCCATCTACCAGAGGATAGAGACCATTGTCGATAA CATGGGTTACAATGGAAGGGACTGTGTCTTGAGAACCCTCTGCGAGAGTCGTCAGTACTTCCAGCGCACCAAGATGAGCATGGTGGGCGAGATGCTGCGCACTATATTCAG CTTGCCGAAGCAGCGAATTTTCACACGCGAACTGCACGAGAACTCGGACATCTTCCACTACGACCAGGCCTACAGAAATGCCCACAACGACGACTGCACCCAGTACCACTGTCACTTCTCCCTATTGGAACTGGCCTTTGGAAAATATACGACGCCGCCGAAAAATTATTACGCCTAA
- the LOC108026107 gene encoding uncharacterized protein LOC108026107 isoform X2 codes for MWKKSRAQSLIQFVKMCATWLKLLLTAWLLGECQSSLPDEFAPLATTTTSHEAGKVNNVTLTPPGRVAQGKQDDFDRDLEQDDPLTPHAAPSSQRKLSRGKRFVAFPQGSSASGAVCLTTGVIGNPNLLYLSLGINWGVAYDLPNITWVLQNAHGWTTKKSAKAQIKRRHRRELYSRLETMIDSMGYNGRDCVLRTLCESRQYFQRTKMSMVGEMLRTIFSLPKQRIFTRELHENSDIFHYDQAYRNAHNDDCTQYHCHFSLLELAFGKYTTPPKNYYA; via the exons ATGTGGAAGAAATCAAGGGCCCAATCTTTGATTCAGTTTGTAAAGATGTGTGCAACTTGGCTGAAGCTATTGCTCACGGCCTGGCTCTTGGGCGAGTGCCAGAGCAGTTTGCCGGATGAATTTGCTCCGCTGGCGACAACGACGACGAGTCACGAAGCCGGGAAAGTCAACAATGTCACGCTGACTCCGCCAGGACGCGTCGCACAGGGAAAACAGGACGATTTCGACCGGGACCTGGAgcaggacgacccactgacACCACATGCGGCCCCATCGTCGCAGCGGAAACTCTCGAGAGGCAAGCGTTTTGTGGCCTTTCCCCAGGGTTCATCAGCTTCG GGCGCTGTCTGTCTGACCACCGGTGTCATCGGCAACCCCAACCTGCTGTACCTCAGTCTGGGCATCAATTGGGGCGTTGCCTACGACCTGCCCAACATCACCTGGGTGCTGCAGAATGCCCACGGCTGGACCACAAAGAAGTCGGCCAAGGCGCAAATCAAGCGCAGACATCGCAGGGAGCTCTATAGCCGCCTGGAGACGATGATAGACAG CATGGGTTACAATGGAAGGGACTGTGTCTTGAGAACCCTCTGCGAGAGTCGTCAGTACTTCCAGCGCACCAAGATGAGCATGGTGGGCGAGATGCTGCGCACTATATTCAG CTTGCCGAAGCAGCGAATTTTCACACGCGAACTGCACGAGAACTCGGACATCTTCCACTACGACCAGGCCTACAGAAATGCCCACAACGACGACTGCACCCAGTACCACTGTCACTTCTCCCTATTGGAACTGGCCTTTGGAAAATATACGACGCCGCCGAAAAATTATTACGCCTAA
- the LOC108026111 gene encoding LOW QUALITY PROTEIN: uncharacterized protein LOC108026111 (The sequence of the model RefSeq protein was modified relative to this genomic sequence to represent the inferred CDS: substituted 1 base at 1 genomic stop codon) — MTHLSATALLMLQLVQVAPSILSSSPAVTQPQPVDNFEGLSTLSKHFDSPIPSPPSSGDYGPSSEYDSAASNATRILRRGKRYLQFSKGSRMSWRTNGKNNLWTINTLWAYGYGFRANYPFPSIEEQKKDNAVFFRLFKRDLFSKLEMALDGHGFDGRACMLKSFCTALNDVDNPKQKSGMLFKILKLIFSRAKRYLDIIETTRIFVGSYXPKGVLTIKLHPLVFLFKFRVNAKNNVIKSPTVWAHGYGFRANTPVLVKRENRPFRRDTYALLHELIDRSGLDGRACVLKAYCTALAGDHGQGFLFKLLKYVFTLDEHDKRHMPHLREENCEQIMHSHCPLSFDSISPYTDDV; from the exons ATGACTCACCTGTCAGCGACGGCCTTGCTGATGCTGCAGTTGGTCCAGGTGGCCCCCAGCATCCTGTCATCCAGTCCAGCCGTCACTCAGCCTCAGCCAGTTGACAATTTCGAGGGGCTCAGCACCCTGTCCAAACATTTCGACAGCCCCATCCCCAGTCCCCCGTCGAGTGGCGACTATGGACCCAGTTCCGAGTACGATTCGGCAGCCAGCAATGCCACCAGGATTCTGCGGCGGGGCAAGCGTTATCTCCAATTCAGCAAGGGATCACGTATGTCG TGGCGCACCAACGGCAAGAACAATCTCTGGACCATCAACACGCTGTGGGCCTACGGCTATGGCTTCCGCGCCAACTACCCCTTCCCGTCCATCGAGGAGCAGAAGAAGGACAACGCCGTCTTCTTTCGCCTGTTCAAGAGGGACCTCTTCTCTAAGCTAGAGATGGCCCTCGATGG ACATGGCTTTGATGGCCGAGCTTGCATGCTGAAATCTTTCTGCACCGCCTTGAACGACGTGGATAACCCCAAACAAAAGAGCGGAATGCTCTTCAAAATTCTCAAACTGATATTCAG TCGAGCCAAGCGGTATCTGGATATTATAGAGACCACTCGAATATTTGTGGGTAGCTATTAGCCAAAGGGAGTCTTAACTATTAAACTGCATCCT CTTGTGTTCCTCTTTAAGTTCCGCGTTAATGCCAAGAACAATGTGATCAAGTCGCCGACTGTGTGGGCCCATGGCTATGGCTTCCGAGCCAATACGCCCGTGCTGGTCAAGAGGGAGAACCGCCCCTTTCGCAGGGACACCTATGCGTTGCTCCACGAGCTGATAGATAGAAGCGGCCTGGACGGGCGGGCCTGCGTGCTCAAGGCCTATTGCACCGCCCTGGCCGGCGATCACGGGCAGGGCTTTCTGTTTAAGCTTTTGAAATACGTATTTAC CCTGGATGAGCACGACAAGCGGCATATGCCGCATCTGCGGGAGGAGAACTGCGAG